In the genome of Phlebotomus papatasi isolate M1 chromosome 2, Ppap_2.1, whole genome shotgun sequence, one region contains:
- the LOC129800513 gene encoding cancer-related nucleoside-triphosphatase homolog encodes MVFNLILITGVPGVGKTTIFKKIADDLKTYKVPLTGFYTEEVRNGLGGRVGFDLITFDGVRGPLARPSKTSALASFKRLHKLSRYSVDIESLDEITIPILSNNNTEPLLMIDEIGKMELFSTQFQDRIIKVTEDLRLGKRCMIATIPISSRHSNQIIENLKKIENCRVFEVTKANRNTIFTEIMASVRLMLGI; translated from the exons atggttttcaacCTAATACTCATCACTGGTGTTCCGG GTGTCGGAAAAAccacaattttcaaaaagattGCTGACGACCTGAAAACCTACAAAGTGCCGTTGACGGGTTTCTACACCGAGGAAGTCCGGAATGGACTTGGAGGACGAGTTGGCTTTGATCTGATTACCTTTGACGGGGTGAGAGGACCTCTGGCCAGACCCAGCAAAACTTCAGCTTTGGCTTCCTTCAAGCGCCTTCACAAACTCAGCAGATATTCCGTGGACATTGAGAGCCTCGATGAGATCACAATTCCCATCCTGTCCAACAACAATACCGAGCCATTGCTGATGATTGACGAAATTGGGAAGATGGAACTCTTCAGTACGCAATTCCAGGACAGAATTATCAAAGTCACGGAAGATTTGAGGCTGGGAAAGCGCTGCATGATTGCCACAATTCCCATCTCTTCTCGCCACTCCAACCAGATCATCGAGAATTTGAAGAAGATTGAGAATTGTCGAGTGTTTGAGGTCACAAAAGCCAATCGCAATACAATTTTCACGGAAATTATGGCTTCAGTGCGATTGATGTTGGGAATTTAA
- the LOC129800503 gene encoding DNA-directed RNA polymerase III subunit RPC5, with protein sequence MDEEDPIVEEIPVFLSKSLAENLYVFQFSTRDADYTIDCSDVVNCCVKPHNQQAKVDFGLETKSRNYDEFRGSLLAVGADGKNPSRNDRPSFPSGTMDKMSFVSSKALQNSGNYVIGVMQDREVHTTPLNGILQMRPSFSYFDKQDARRKAEQKTEAELEAEEEELKQITVKFARGDSEKAKKAREKTFDFVAAREAEEPWCETFWHPMGSAAVELERQRLFCTKTAPTGHTLSSSSRDYVKALIPSERHDKSVESIVPSGVVSLFKLKEMGLQEQIKNILIDVKMVSLSQLLTILDDKTVTEEKVVRILPLIGLLIRGNWVVQSEVLYPPETFSSINGISSEIMCRSRDYVLHQLVKRNFVDRQKISLVIQLPPEEVKEILQSVAQVSSRGWELPLMPDLKFEGKYPELVQRQEMFWRSKEDLFSEMESEKVPKRVRKRSIRESNKVPVEKVNGTV encoded by the exons ATGGATGAGGAGGATCCGATTGTCGAGGAG ATTCCGGTGTTTCTATCCAAATCCCTGGCTGAGAACTTGTACGTTTTCCAATTTTCCACTCGGGATGCCGATTACACGATAGATTGTAGCGATGTAGTCAATTGCTGCGTAAAACCTCACAACCAACAG GCAAAGGTGGATTTTGGGCTAGAGACaaaatcacgtaattatgaCGAGTTCCGGGGATCACTGCTGGCTGTAGGAGCCGATGGGAAG AATCCTTCCAGAAATGATCGACCATCCTTCCCAAGTGGCACCATGGACAAGATGAGCTTCGTGAGCTCCAAGGCTCTGCAGAATTCAGGAAATTATGTGATAGGCGTGATGCAAGATCGAGAAGTGCATACAACGCCCCTCAATGGCATCCTCCAGATGCGCCCCTCTTTCTCCTACTTCGACAAACAGGATGCCCGGCGAAAAGCCGAGCAGAAGACAGAAGCTGAGCTTGAGGCTGAAGAGGAGGAACTCAAGCAGATCACAGTTAAATTCGCCCGAGGCGATAGTGAAAAGGCCAAAAAGGCTAGAGAAAAGACTTTTGACTTTGTGGCTGCCCGGGAGGCCGAGGAGCCCTGGTGCGAGACATTCTGGCATCCAATGGGCTCCGCGGCCGTCGAACTGGAGCGCCAGAGGCTCTTCTGCACAAAAACAGCCCCCACGGGGCATACACTCTCCTCCAGCAGCAGAGACTACGTCAAAGCCCTGATCCCGTCGGAGAGGCATGACAAATCCGTGGAGAGCATCGTGCCCAGCGGAGTCGTCAGCTTGTTCAAGCTGAAAGAGATGGGTCTGCAGGAACAAATCAAGAACATCCTCATAGACG TTAAAATGGTCTCTCTGTCGCAACTTCTGACCATCCTGGATGACAAGACTGTGACTGAGGAGAAAGTGGTGCGAATCCTGCCGCTAATCGGTCTCCTAATTCGTGGCAATTGGGTTGTCCAGTCAGAAGTTCTCTATCCTCCGGAAACCTTTTCCAGCATCAATGGCATCTCCAGCGAGATCATGTGTCGCAGTCGGGATTACGTG CTGCATCAATTGGTGAAGCGGAACTTTGTGGATAGGCAGAAGATTTCGCTGGTGATCCAGTTGCCGCCGGAAGAGGTCAAGGAGATCCTTCAGTCTGTGGCTCAGGTGTCTTCCAGGGGCTGGGAATTGCCCCTGATGCCAGATTTGAAGTTTGAGGGGAAGTATCCGGAGTTGGTGCAGCGGCAGGAGATGTTCTGGCGCAGCAAGGAGGATCTGTTCAGTGAGATGGAATCGGAGAAGGTGCCAAAGCGAGTCAGGAAGAGATCCATCAGAGAGTCCAATAAAGTGCCGGTGGAAAAAGTCAATGGCACGGTTTAA